A genomic region of Vibrio ziniensis contains the following coding sequences:
- a CDS encoding low molecular weight protein-tyrosine-phosphatase, translating to MCRKVLVICTGNICRSPYGEYKLRKLFPELTISSAGLDTDINRLVGKRADSVAVRIAEESQIDLRSHRAKQLTEHMLQSNDFILVMEAKHMESICDTFPSIKHKVFMFSHWVGATAIEDPYKRGELNFRLAFTLIDDAAEAWVEKWRTEIS from the coding sequence GTGTGTAGAAAAGTGTTAGTTATTTGCACTGGTAATATCTGCCGATCTCCTTATGGCGAATATAAATTGAGGAAATTATTTCCTGAACTGACGATTTCTTCAGCCGGTTTAGATACCGATATAAATCGTCTAGTAGGGAAGCGTGCTGATTCTGTTGCCGTGCGAATAGCTGAGGAATCGCAGATTGATCTTCGAAGCCACCGAGCTAAGCAATTAACAGAGCATATGCTGCAAAGTAATGACTTCATATTGGTTATGGAAGCCAAGCATATGGAATCCATTTGTGACACTTTCCCCAGTATTAAGCATAAAGTATTTATGTTTTCTCATTGGGTAGGTGCAACCGCAATTGAAGATCCGTACAAACGAGGTGAGCTAAATTTTCGTTTAGCATTTACACTCATTGATGATGCCGCTGAGGCATGGGTAGAAAAATGGCGTACAGAAATCTCATAG